From the genome of Methanobrevibacter sp. TMH8:
TCGAAAGAACAGTAAAAGTAAAGGTAAGATGCTTAAATGTGCAGGAGACCTTGATTATGATAGCTTTAAATTTATGGATATTGAAACTCTTGGACTTTCCAATGTTCCAATTATTCTCATTGGTGTAGCTGAAATGGATAAAAAAGGAAAGAATATTACCTCAACACAATATCTTCTTAGGGATAAAGTCGAAGAACCAGCTGTTATAGAAGAATATTTATCTCATATTGATGAAAATTCTACACTTTTTACATATAATGGTGCTAGCTTTGATGTTCCTTTCATTAAAAATAGATGTAATTATTATCAAATTGAAAATAATGTCGAACCTTTCCACTATGATTTAATTTATTATGCAAGAGATCTTTGGAAAGACAAATTACCAAATTGTAAATTAACCACAATTGAAAAGAATATCTTCGACATAAACCGTGTAGATGATGTTCCAGGATCTCATATTCCTGGTTATTATGATACTTATTTAAAAGAAAAAAATATTGGCCCATTGATTCCAATCATTGAACACAATCGTTTAGATATAGTGTCATTAGCTAAATTCTTAATGACTATGCATGAAAAATCTTAAATAAAATAAATATTATTATTTCTTTTTTTATTTTATTATTTTTTATTTATTCTGGATTATATTA
Proteins encoded in this window:
- a CDS encoding ribonuclease H-like domain-containing protein, which produces MTSKRYENHKQDMLKSILSKSLTSAAPSEETIAKAHANSGTNSENPIIKLKYTLLEKYQDQKLEDIEGSEVIENSSGETLKIVKKEKIDFSLDNKNFKKELMCDLKLIPKVGPATEKKLKEAGFTDIPSLLEHEKYCEHAEEAIEKLESDSHWDKFNLIRKNSKSKGKMLKCAGDLDYDSFKFMDIETLGLSNVPIILIGVAEMDKKGKNITSTQYLLRDKVEEPAVIEEYLSHIDENSTLFTYNGASFDVPFIKNRCNYYQIENNVEPFHYDLIYYARDLWKDKLPNCKLTTIEKNIFDINRVDDVPGSHIPGYYDTYLKEKNIGPLIPIIEHNRLDIVSLAKFLMTMHEKS